A stretch of DNA from Papio anubis isolate 15944 chromosome 4, Panubis1.0, whole genome shotgun sequence:
AGAGTGTGTTctaaatgcatacatttatttaatcaaaacattcaaaaacatACATCTTCAGTCATTTTCTTGAGTGTATTTTATTGTAAGCATAACCTGAAAATAGTCTGGTCTATTTAATTCCTCAAGAAAGACTAGAGCAGggtttaaaaagatgaatttttctGATAaagttcataaaaatgaaaaatcaagaatGTTGGTTggattttataaagggctttaATTTCTTGAAAACTTTCATAATTTTCCATATTTCAGTGCAACACAGCATTTTCTACGTTGTCAACTTTTtctattgtaaatttaaaatgtgtccaACTTTATTTTGCAACTTATTTATGAATATCGAACTTCAATAAAAATACTCATTATTGTGCTTTGGTCTTGGCATTGGGGGAAGGGGTAACTGTGGTAGAAGATAGGAtttggtggtggttacacaggagataattttaaaaagatctgtTGAGGATTCTAAtataacctttatttttaaaatacctcacTGTAGACCAGAAGCCTAACAGAcattttaccaaaattttaaactaatttgtaaaatgaaagtaatcACTTTTCTGTATGAAGCCAATTCCGGATTTTCTAAATTAGATCATatgtacacacatttttttttttttttttttttgtcttttttactaCTCTTTCACCTCTGgctgaacatttttctttctgctttattgTATTACTTTACTGCTCATTAAAATCACTAATTCTTCCTGATTAATTTGAAATCAAATTGCAATGTAAAACATATACATCCAATGTTtctcttactttaaaaaagatttggCCAAAGCTTTTATTATTCAACATGGTGGTGGGAAACTATCATAATGCATGTGGTCATAAGCCTAAGTGAGCTACTTTGATGCGGGACAGAAGAGGATAATAGGAGCATAGGTAATGGAGCCGACAAACTTGGACCAgaaacccagctctgccactacAAGTAAGTAGGAAAGTTTATGAATCCATTAGATGAAGATCCATTTGATAATCTTCCTCAATGGACAGATGGGAGGATACAATGAGAATTTCTATGTAGAGCACCCAGCCAGCATATGCCCAGGATATAAGCCATCTAAGCAAGCACTTTGTTTGCTGTGAAACCCTTAAATGGGAGTGGGTCAAAAAACAGTCAAAATATATTCTAACAAGCTTTTCTGTCTAATAACATTAGCGATCACCTTTTATTATAAGAAGAGATATGGAAACATACAATTTTGAagccatttatttgtttatgaagTGGTTATTAACAAGTCTATGTAAGGTTAGGATTCCAATCTAAAGTTTTCACCTGAAAGCCTTCAGGGTTCAGTTGTATGTCATGTAACGAGGAGTAGCACTGAATTTGGCATAAGACTTAATGACCTTATTTACAGCTTCCAAGAAATCTTTCTCGGTAGCGATTTTTCGCCGTGCTCTGATGGCAAACATACCAGCTTCTGTGCAGACACTTCTAATCTCAGCACctttcaaacaaaaagaaaataaacaggctTAATTAAAGCAGCCTGAGCAGACAGACCAGCAAATATAAGCAAGAACTTTCTACTTACCAGTGCTATTTGGACACAGTCGTGCTAACAATTCAAATCTGATATCTCTTTCAACACTCATTGAACGAGCGTGAATCTTAAATATGTGGGTCCGACCctaaaaatgaagagaattgataaatatgaaaatgcaaaaaacatcacaggaagaaaaaacttcaaaaatccctttcctaaaatgaaattattttcttacctCTAGATCGGGCAGGCTAAATTCAATTTTTCTATCCAATCTCCCTGGCCTCATCAGTGCTGGATCCAAAGTATCAGGTCTGTTAGTGGCCATCAGCACTTTAATATTGCCTCGAGGATCAAAACCATCAAGCTGATTGATCAGTTCCAACATTGTTCTCTGCACTTCATTGTCACCTCCAGCACCATCATCAAACCGAGCCCCTGAGAAGACAAAAGATAAGCTCTTCAAGTCCACTCAGAGTAGCACTATGCATGACCTGAAAGTACCATAAATCTCAGCTCAAATCATGCCCTCCGGAATAAGTGCACATCCCACTTTGAAGCAAATCCTGTAAGAACAGCCTGCTTTATACAAAACTAATTAGAAAGTGAACCTTTGCTTTCAAAAGTATTCATCACAgatttacttaacattttttaaactgccTATGGGgcagttttatgttttcaaagtcTACCACATTTATTACTTAATTTGAACCTCTCAAAACCCCATGAAGTACACAAGGCAAGAATTATTCCCTTTataagataagaaaactgaggctaagagatTAGTCAAAATCAACTTgtcctcaggagttcgagaccagcctggccaacatggtgaaactacgtctctactaaaaatacaaaaattagccaggcatggtagcaggtatctgtaatcccagctactcgggaggctgagacatgagaatggcttgaaccaggaggcagaggttgccgtgaaccaAGGTTGTgccaccgaactccagcctgaccgacagagtgagactgtgtcttttaaaaaaaaaaaaacttgtctagATTTCATGGCTAATACTGTATTTCCTGTGCACTAAGAAAAACCACCACCAATTAAATTATGCCCCAGTGCTTTCTTATGACATTAGATGATACTTCTCAATTTAGGAGTTGTTTAAAGTGTGGAAATAGGTGTTGTATGAATGAAATCACATATAGGTTGAGCATCCCATATTTGCAAATatgcaaaatccaaaatgcttcaaaatttgAAACTCTTGAGCCCCAACATGATGTTCAAAGGCAAtactcattggagcattttagatttcagGTTTTCATATTTGGGATACTCAATCAGTATAATGCAAGTACTCCAAAAGCCAAAAGCCAAAATACCTGAATTCTCAAACATTTCAGCTAAGGGATATTCAACCCACTGCACAAAAATAAAGGCTCTGAAAAATGGCAATGGTATATAATGTTTCTTCTTCCCTTTACAGTTTAGCACTACTACTTATAGATCTGTGGCGCCAGTGTTTCAGAGCTCATAGAAGAGTTATTGTTAAAATTCTGTATAAGAATTAACATATCACTTTAGAGTTTTCATGAAACCGAATCCTAAAGCAGTTCTCTTAACATATCATTCTCACCTCCAATAGCATCaatttcatcaaagaagataaggCAGGCTTTTTTTGTTCTGGCCATTTCAAAGAGTTCACGAACCATTCGAGCTCCCTaacaagaaaaatgatttattaattcaaaattgattttaaaatattttaaagtaaataaaaagttacacttcaaacttttcaatatttatttttaacagtattCTCACTCATTATTAcctaaactttttttatttttttgttttttttgagatggagtcttcctctgtcgcccaggctagagtgcagtggtgcaatctcagctcactgcatcctctgcctgggttcaagcgattctcctacctcagcctcccgggtagctgggattgcaggcatgtgctaccaagcccagataatttttgtatttttagtagagatagggtttcagcatcttggccaggctggtcttgaactcctgacctcataatctacccgtctcagcctcccaaagtgctgggattacaggtgtgagccaccacgcccagctgtttttattttattttattgtgtattttttgagacagagtttcgctcttgttgcccaggctggtgtgcaatggcacaatcttggctcactgcaaccttcgccttctgggttcaagcgattctcgtgcctcagcctcccgaggagctgggattacaggcatgcgccaccacgctcagctttttctatttttagtggagatggggtttctccacgttggtcaggctggttttgaaatcctgaccttaggtgatctgcccgcctctgcctcccaaagtgctgggattacaggtgtaagccaccgcgcccagtctacctaaacttttttttaaaaaactgaagtttGCTCCCCAGTCCACCAAATTAATCTTGCTAGCCTTAAAATATTAAGTCATTTGCATGATTCTGTATCTATTAAATAGCAATAGGTTTCGGATCTGACGAGGTCAAATTAATAGTTAAATAAAGGAACCATTTTAATCAGTAAAACTTTAGTAAATAAAAGCATCTGATCTATCACTTGGAATTCCTGATCACTGAATTTGACTTGTAAGTTTTAATTAGGGAATAAAAGGATACCTCAACTCATGCAGCTCTGTATCTAATTCTTACTGTAAATATACGAATCATCAACAGGTTTCAGATACAATACGTATAGCCCTAGACAtattctctaaatatatatatatgtatatggatgtCTACAAACATACAGACATCCATATGCTCTCACTTTCTCATTAGGACTGAAAACATTGCCCCTGAAGTAAAAGTATACTTTTGAATTCACTTACCAGGCATTTCCATAGAAAAGCCACATCTGTAGAAAATGTCATCCTTCTAAGGAGGGGGCATACTGGTTAAAATTTTATGTGGTTGCCTATTTCCAAATGACCACAAAGGCAGCTTCTAAACTACTAATTACAATCAAGAAGTTTCAGGtctcaggccgggtgtggtggctcatgcctatactcccagcactctgggaggccaacgcagatggatcgcttgagccctgggccgcatggcaaaaccccattctacaaaaaatagaaaaattagctgggcatggtggcatgtagcCATGGtctcagctacctgagaggctgagatgggaggatcgcctaAGCCcagagaggtagaggctgcagtgagctgagatcacaacactgcactccagcctgagcaacacaatgagactgtctcaaaaaaagaaaacagaaatttcagGTCTGGATCCCTCGATGCAGAAGTgccatttttaatttcattcatacTGTAAAATCTTTCACAGGGCTATATATTCTTTGATTATGATAAATTGACTTTACCTCACCGACGTATTTCTGTACAAGCTCAGATCCAATAACTCGAATGAAGCACGCATCAGTCCGATTAGCAACCGCCCGCGCACAGAGTGTCTTGCCTGTACCGGGTGGACCAAAGAGCAGCACGCCCTTGGGAGGCTCAATGCCAAGGTTTACAAACCTCTCTGGCTGTGATAGAGACACAATTTTCACACTTACCACTTCTGTATAACAAAAATCAGACTACTTCTACATCAACAAAGTGCTTTTATGTTTAGTCTTTTATCCTGAAAACCatactttaatatttaaatcaaaattattaagTCCACATTCTACATACTTGGACTAAGTAAGAAATTTTACTTATTCTAAGACATAAGTTCTAAACTGGACTCATATCAATACATAAGACTGAATGGCTTTTAAAAAGCGCTTCTATTATccagtcttaaaatattttcctaattttaaaaaattatggtgtTTAAGGAACACAATTATCTGGTATTCAGTATCCTAGTTTTCCATTATCCTCCCAAGTTTAACCTGCTTCAACTTAAGCCCCTTTCTTCTCGATGTCTTTTGAAGAACCAGTTTCTTCTATAATAGCCTGTAACATATTTAACATATTGCTAAAGGTTACACTGAGCCTCCTCTGTCACTGTAAACAgcagatctttcttttttaaatatacttgacCATTCAATCCTTTTTGCTTGCTCTCCCCTAGAACTTACCAACTCTCCACACCTCCTCTCTCcaccctctcaaaaaaattctCATTAGGGAAAATAGTAAAAGCCATCTAATATACAAGCAATTTTAGTGctcaatacacaaaaatttatacaaagaaatttaaatacaaCACTCAGCTACTTACATGAAGTAATGGGGTTTCAACTACTTCTCGCAATTTCTCAATCTGTTCCTTACAGCCACCAACATCACTGTATGTGACATCAGGTTTCTCTTCCACCTAAGAGAGGGACAGAAATGTACAACATACAGTCACAGGCCTTTTGGATACCGTCCAAATTCAGTAGAATAGACCTAAtaccttaaaagaaaaatcaaactcaCAAGTGAGAATCTTAATAAAAATTGAATACATTGCCCAGTGCCCTGGTACTACCTGCTGTATTACTTATTATGACACTAATGAATGAAAGACAAACTAGTAAAATAAAgacaggtgagactctgtctcacaaaaaacaaaaaatactgccaggctcagtggctcacacctggaatcccaacactttgggaggctgaggcaggccgaaaacttgaggtcatgagttcgaaaccagtctggccaacgtggtgaaacaccgtctctactaaaaagacaaaaattagccaggcatggtggtgggcgcctgtaatcccagctactcgggaggctgaggcaggagaatcgcttcaacccaggaggcagaggctgcagtgggccaagatcgcatgactgtactccagcctagatgacaagagtgaaactccatctcaaaaaacaacaacaacaacaacaaaaagacatagccttccttttccctcccatAGTTTCTTACCTGCATCATGGTAACTGTTGGGTCAATCTTAGGAGGCAATGGAATGtgaatttgatatttatttctgtCCACACTAAGGAAGCAAAAAAGACAGTCACTAATACATTCTTTAAGCTTTCAAAGTGATTTTATGTTTAGTCTTTTATCCCCAAAACcatatttaagaaaacaagagagagacagaatccCTA
This window harbors:
- the PSMC2 gene encoding 26S proteasome regulatory subunit 7, with the translated sequence MPDYLGADQRKTKEDEKDDKPIRALDEGDIALLKTYGQSTYSRQIKQVEDDIQQLLKKINELTGIKESDTGLAPPALWDLAADKQTLQSEQPLQVARCTKIINADSEDPKYIINVKQFAKFVVDLSDQVAPTDIEEGMRVGVDRNKYQIHIPLPPKIDPTVTMMQVEEKPDVTYSDVGGCKEQIEKLREVVETPLLHPERFVNLGIEPPKGVLLFGPPGTGKTLCARAVANRTDACFIRVIGSELVQKYVGEGARMVRELFEMARTKKACLIFFDEIDAIGGARFDDGAGGDNEVQRTMLELINQLDGFDPRGNIKVLMATNRPDTLDPALMRPGRLDRKIEFSLPDLEGRTHIFKIHARSMSVERDIRFELLARLCPNSTGAEIRSVCTEAGMFAIRARRKIATEKDFLEAVNKVIKSYAKFSATPRYMTYN